CTACTTGTACAATATGAATAATATTTAGAAATGTACTAGACTTTTAATCTTGTAAAGTGGTTGtgcttttagaagaaaatattttacccAGAGTTGCACGTGTTTTATGAATTCTAGTGCAGCTGTGATGGCTCAGCTCAGAACAAACAGAATTGAACCAAATTCGgggaggttttttctttttttctttttcctttttctttttttttttttaattgaagtgAGATTGTACAAACAGATAGACATACATTTTGATATTGAGCCATTCCTGGAGATTTTGGGTTTTCTAAAACTAAGGAATACAGAAAACTTGACTGCGACCAATCATGAAGTCCCTTTGGGGGGCTGTGACCACGGGAAGTGGCCACGTCCCCTGATGCCCAAACCCTATAAATAGCTTCTCACTAGAGCTGTGATGGTGATGTGTGCTGTTCTAAAATCAAATGTTGTGAGTAGAGAGAATGAGTTTGTGACTAGGAGAGATGAAACTTCTGTTTCCTTACCcagtataaatatatatatatatttaatctatttttattagaagtttttctgctctttcttaCATAAAACCCCCCAGCATGCATCTTCTATGTGTGTAAATAATTCCATTTATGAGCTAATTTCAGAGATCCCTGACATCATTGCTGTATAGAGAGAAACTAGCTTGCACATTTTAGGTCTGTGAAATTTTGTGAGAACTTTTTCCTGCACTGGACagttgagagaaaaaaaaaagagaaaaggacaaaaaaaagcacatagGGAATTCTGTTAATTGTGTTTGTGTCTTTAGGCAAAGCTGTGGAAGTCTTGAAATGTCACAGTAGTAAATAACTTTTATTACTTTTTGGctaattctttttctgttggAACACTGAATTCTgtgcatatgtatatatgaaCACAAATTGAAGGCCTCTACCTCCTGGAGTATACAACTTGGTTTGTTTACCtccacatgatttttttttttttaagttcagtgTGGAGACTTGAAACTtgaatgtcccttccaacttttgtatttaaaacaagACTAGAAAATTGAAGACTGTTTTTCACCTGTACAAAGGAATACTAAAGGGTGGTCTTAAAATTTGAGCCTTGGTCTGGAGAGAAACCGTGGTGTTTGTTATGGACAATTAACTGTTAAAGTTATTGTAAGTTATCTGTATTTAGCAGAGTATTTTCAACAAGAGTGATCTGAGCTGGAATTGGAGACTATTAGTAAGTTATGTTTGGAAGTTTTAACTTCAATGAAGTAATTATTTGCTGTGAAAGAGACAAACATTGAATAACTGAACAAAGATGGTGCAATATCTTTGTTTTTTATGAGGCTCCTGAGAATAAAACCAACAGAAGCATTTCAATTCACTTGAATGAGAAACGTGTTTAATTAACGAGCCCCAGAAGACACTGGTATGAAAGGTAAAATCTCAGAGGTTGGTCAGTTAATGTGGCACACTTGCTGGTCACTTTGTAAAATGTAGATTTGGAGTACAGTGGTGAAAACATTAAATGTGACATTTGAAACCGCAGCGGTGGCTGTTGTTATTTCTGCCTGATCCCCCCCTGCATTTGAGAGTAGATTGTTACAATCTTGATTTAAGAATACCAGTAAAAAGACTTTGTAACATCATGGTTTGGGCATGGTGCTCACTTTTACACCCAGGTGCACACCCACGTGTATGTGTACACATATATGGCTTACTAGACACAAGACTCACCTGCTCTCTCAGCCTGATCCTGGGTAAGGGCTGAACTTGCTGATAAATCAAATTAGTGATTGGCTTGAACTGTCCTGGGAGGGGGTCAGAcctccaggcagctctgggtTTGTTTAATTTGCAAAGCACCAGTTACTTTTTGAGCACAACCCCCTTTCCctgttctctgcagtgctgctgcacaggGTGCAGTGCAGTGGAGCTGCAGAACACAGCTGCAGTCCCTGGGCCGTGGTGTGTCAGGGCAGGGACAAGCTGGGGCTGGCAGGCTGTGAGCACCTGCCACACGTGGCACAGACACTTTGGGCAGAGGGGATTTTTTGGAGCCAATTGCTTGAGGTCTCTGGGTGAATCTTGCCCATAAacataaaaagaataaaaggtcTTTGGGACCTTTACCTTGCAAGGTGTCTGGGCAGGATGTGGAATAACACTGGCACAAGGTGTAACTTAAACTGTATGTACAAATATATGCAAACCACAATGCTGGGAGTGTTTTCTGTAGCCTGACCTGCCTTTGCTGTGCTTGCTGTGAGTCAGTGACAGTGGAGGGAGTGCTCCCTGAGCCCTTGGATGGACACAGTTCCATTGCCAGGGAGCACACAGGGCAACACGATGGCCATGGGAGGCATCCCGAGAGCTGCTTTCCTTCCCAGCCGGGGTAAAACCTGCCCTGAGGTTTATCAGAGTTGCATTTTAATCAGTTTTAAGCTTTGCTGATCTCAATGTCAAACGAATTACAGTTGTCATCAGACGTTTTAAGCTCTGTCACTCCAGTGCTGTGTCTCCTTGTATGGCCTGTGCCTTGGGAAGGGACCAGGCGTGCTGAGGGCAAAGGAGAGCTCGGAGCTGCTCACAGACTGTCAGAGGAACATTGGAGGGGGAGAAGGCCCAACCCTGTGTGTGCACTGGGACACCGAGCAAAGGAGCTGTCGAGGCCAGTCCTGGAACAGTAAGTGGCTAAAATCCATCTCCTGGTGAAGTGTCAGTGACTGATCCGAAGCAATCTGTGGAAGCTGTTTTCTCCTCCAGCCTGTTCATCAGCAGGGATGTGGGATCTGCTGTTTCCCGGGGGGAGGGAGCCCCAAGTGGTCGTTTGGGGATTTCCTGGGGGGCAAGTTTTCTAATTGTTTTAccctggatttttttcagtaacgGAATCGCGAGACCTGGGACCGTTTGGTCTCCGTAATCTTAAATATTCTTCTGTCAGGTATAACCTGACGGGAGCTTCTGTTCCATGTGCTCCACATCCTCCAGAGCCGTGTGATCCATGGGCACCGGCAGTGCAGGCAGGTGATTGATCCCCGATCCGCGTGTGCTGCGGGACCCGGCTGGGCTGTGACGGGACGGGGGGAGCGTGTGAGCTCTGTAGGGCGAGAGCGCGGGGAAGGATGCGTTGGATGCGGGAAGAAGTGGTTTTATCTCTGGCTTGGCCCGAGGTGCGGGGGCACGAGGAACAGCCTCTGGATCCGgccccggggggcggcgggggcacGGTGAGGGGTGGGGGGTGTCGGTACCGGCAGCGCTGCGATCCCGCCCCGGGAAACCGGGGAAATGGGAAACGGGGAAACGGGGAGGGGAAGCCGGGGGGCGTGGGCGTGGCCCGGGGGCGTGGCCCGGTAAAGACGGGCGTGTCCCTGCATCAAGGGGCGTGTCCCCAGCCGTGGGCGTGCCCCTGTCTCCAGGGGGCGTGTCCGCGGGCGTGTCCCGGCGATGGCGGCGGCTCCGCGGTGGCGGGAGCGGCTCTTCGCCCTTTACTTCCTCTCGCACATCCCGATCACGGCCCTGATCGACCTCCAGCCGCTGCTGCCCGCCGGGATCCCCCCGCGGGCCGTGAGTGGGGCCggggggccgcgccggggctcGTTCCGCGAACGCGCGCGGAGCATCCGCGGGTTTGGTGGGGCCGGGGGCGGCTTTGGGCGAACCGCGTCTGTGGAGACGCGAGGGGGGAGAGGAACTGCAGTAAATGTGCGTGAGGGAGCGGCTGGAACGCGGCGGGGCTGCTGCCCACGGGATGAATCACAGCCGGGTCATCCATGGGGAGGAGCGGGAGCacgggcgggagcggcggcggggacGGGGCGCTCCATCGGCGCCTCGGGCGCTGCGAGCGGGGCCGCTGCCCGGAGCTGGGCCCGGGACGTGTCCGCAGGGCCGGGGGTCACTGATCCCCCCGGGAACCGGCGCTGGGAACGTTCCTCTCCCCAGGCGGGCGGGGGGTGTCTTACAGCTGCCAGCACCCGTcctgtccccgcagtgcccccCTGGCCCCGCAGTGCCCCCCTGGCCCCGCAGTGCCCCCCTGGCCCCGCAGTGCCCCCCTGGCCCCGGCGCTGCTGCCACGTGCCCGGGCGGGGCTGATGCCGGGCGCTCTCTGATCCTGAGCATTCCCTACCAGGGAGTTGTTGCCGCTGCAGCAGCGGGTATCCCAGCGACACCGAATTTATTAGTTAAAATCTCTGGTTTGCTGGATTTTGAGCAAAATCGTAAAAGACAATAAGCATCATTTAGTTAATTCAAACCACAGCTGGATGGCTGATAATTAGCTCAGCCCTCATGTCAGGGTGAAGTCGGCTGTCACCTGCTGTTTGAGCCTCACAATTGGTTGACGTGGTTTTTGCCATCAGAATTGCTGGAGAATTACTCCAATGTAGAGGCACCACTTTCAATTAATATTTAACCAGCAGATCCCAATGCATATCCCCCTGTTCAAAGTCCAGCATAGAGCCATGATGGAGTTTACATTTCTGTGGTGGAAACTCGTTGCAACTCCCTGAGCCAAATCCTTGGATGGAGCTGTTCCatggcagcagccaggctccagccctgggggagcAGCCCCCAGAACCCactgggctgggcaggacctgaggggggctgggggctcaccCCTCACTCAGACAGAGAGCCCCCCTGGGCTGGCACCAGCAGAGCTCggcagagagagggaaatcATAGCTATGAGTGTCAAGGGGCAgatttttgtggtttgggttttttctgatAGGAAATCATATTTCAGGAGTAGTTTTTGGAAACTGTACTTAGTGCAGAAGTAATCCTAAAATTGCCTGTAGTGCAAATTTAATACAGACTTAATGCAAAGGGTTCATTGCCATAAACATAGTCCCTGTTTAAACTACAGTACAAATCCTCAAGTGCCAAGGTTGGATCACTCTGTTTTCCCATTGCACTGGTGGCTTCATGCAGTTGAGAATCACAGTCTTTGCCGTGCTGAGGTTGCTGTTCAGTGACAGAATGTGTTGGTTTGGTTTCCCTAAGCTGACAGACCTGTTGCAGCAGTATGCAACTTCCTTCAGGGACCCCATGATGCTGCAGCCCCCGGAGTGGTTCAAGGCCTTCATCTACTGTGAAGCCTTTCTCCAGCTGCCGTTCTTCCCCGTCGCCGCCTACGCCTTCCTCAAGGGTGGGTATGAAACAGAGCAGGGGCACGTCCTGGGAGCTCTTCTGCACAACTCCTGCTTTTGGAACAGCAGAGAAGGTTTCTGCATCAGTCTCAGCAGTCTGAGGGACGTACCCTGTGGAGGGCTGGGCTGTCACAGCCCTCACAAGGAGTGTGCCACGAGCACTGGGCCACTCTCATGGTGGATTTTACCTGGGAAAGCAGCACAGAATAAAGTCTGTTAGACACAAAACTTTGTGACTACAGGCCCTTGTCAGGTGCAGCCATTTGTGTAATCAGTATTTGACATCTGGCACACTTCCAGGGTAGATAAAAGTCTGGGTCAAGCCTGTGTACTCGTTTtgttactttaaaattttcaggaTCACCCCTTTGTTCTGAATTTCCATCAAGGGAGAGAAATTTCTGGGTTCTACTAGTACTTAGGTTTTTTTGTGCTACCTATTCAGTCTGACTGATGGCTGACCCTGGCAGAGAGGCAGCAGTCAATGTTCTGTTAAGTTAAAAGCCTCGGAATTCTGCTTGTTTCAAAAATACTTCaatacattttcctttctgtttctgtgcaggTGGTTGCAGATGGATCAGGACTCCTGCCATTATCTACTCCACCCACGTAGCCACCACTCTGTTTGCCATCCTGGCCCATATCCTATTCCACGACTTCTCCAAGTCCGAGCACGTGGGCCCTCAGACGCTGCGT
This is a stretch of genomic DNA from Pseudopipra pipra isolate bDixPip1 chromosome 21, bDixPip1.hap1, whole genome shotgun sequence. It encodes these proteins:
- the TMEM97 gene encoding sigma intracellular receptor 2, translated to MAAAPRWRERLFALYFLSHIPITALIDLQPLLPAGIPPRALTDLLQQYATSFRDPMMLQPPEWFKAFIYCEAFLQLPFFPVAAYAFLKGGCRWIRTPAIIYSTHVATTLFAILAHILFHDFSKSEHVGPQTLRERLVLLSIYLPYLLIPLLILFTMLCNPHYKHVEKRKRK